The genomic segment GGATGTTGCTCGGCTTGACATCGCGGTGAACGATGCCGTGCGCATGCGCGAAATCCAGCGCCGATCCAATCTGGCGCGCGAGATCGACAGTTTCCAGCAGGGATAATTTGCCCTGCACGTGCAATCTGTGCGACAGCGTCTGGCCCTCAACAAAGTCCATGACGAGGTAGTGCAAATCCCTCTCTTGCGCGATGTCGATCACGTGCACGATGTGCGGATGGGGGAGGCTGCTGGTGGCGCGCGCCTCCTGCCGGAAGCGTGCGACGAACTGCTGGTCGAACACGAGATGCGGCGCCAGCACTTTGATCGCGACGTCCCGGTTCAGTATCTTGTGGCGCGCCCTAAAGACGGCGCCCATGCCGCCGCGACCGATCTCTTCCAGTATTTCGTATTGGCCGAGCGTGCGGCCGATCAGGGAGTCCGTTGGATCAGGCATTGCTCATCGGCACGTAAAGACATTCTGAGCACGAGAGCAAGCAGCGCCGGTCCAGGCACGAATGCTCTCGATTCCGAAGCTATCCCCATTGCCTACAAAGAACCCGCCAAATTTCTTATCTAGAGCGAAGATGCTGTCCGTGCGAGTAGCCGTAAGTCGGTCGTTTATATAGACCCTCAACTGCTGGCCGACAAATACCAACTTGAAAGTTGTTTCTCCATTTGTTTTCAAGATCAGGTTTTCAACGCTACCCAGATCATCCCATGGGCTGGCCAATGCCGGTCGAAGCAATCCTAGCCCCGCAGGATTTCTTGACCAGGTGGCCTTTTCTCCTTGAGAGACGATAATGGCGAAATAGCCTTCCGGGATCAGAAAATATAATCCTGAGAATCGTACGCGCCGATTGAATACTGCTTGAATCGTGGTATCGCCGTTGATCTGGATGGGTTTCTGGGGCGAAGCCAGCAAACCTTGCCACTCACCGCTCATTAGTGGAGCCGAAAGTGACAACTTGCCGCCCACAATACCATCCACCCCTCGTTGTCCATTCCACCTCATGCCGTCTGCCTGAAACGTGTCGTCAAAAATCAGAATGCTATGAAGCGGTGTAGGGCTTGGTGAGGGTGTTGGTGTCAGACTCAGAAGCGCCTGCCTGGCTTCAGTACCATCAGGCTTGAATGACGCAGCAAATTCAAACCAAGTGATTGCTTCGGCCACCTTGCCCGCGTTCAAATAGAATTGGCCATAGTTGTACATTGCAGCATAGAGCTGGTCATTGATAGTTGCATCGGTTGGATCGACTGTGCGGGCTTGTTTCAATAGATCAACGGTCTGTGCCCAATCCTTCCCCCACACGAGATCGACTTTGGCCATCAATTCGGCAACGCGCCGTTGATCGGTCTGCGTCGCCGTCGATGTCGCCAGAGGCTTTGCCGTCGCGGTGGGCATAAGTTGTGTGCTCGTAGTGGAGGGGGCCGAGGTCGCCACGAGCGGTGGGGGAACAATGGCTTCAATTGCTCCGGCAGGCGCTACTGGCACAGCACTCCGCGAGTTCGTTATAATCAGGATGAGCGCGACAATGAGCGCACACGATCCCACGGCAATCGCGAAGGGCCTCAGACCGAGCCGCCGCCTGCTTGCGGGGGGCGCAGTGGCGTTACTCCCCAGCGCGCTTACCAGTGCGTCAGCCGTCGCAAACCGATCTGCCGGTTTCTTCGCCAGTCCCTTCGCCATCGCAAACCGATCTGCCGGTTTCTTCGCCAGTCCCTTCGCCAACGCCTGCTCCACGTGCGGCGGCAACTCTTTGCGCACGCTCCGAATCGGCTTGGCCGGCGTATGCACCACGCGATATGCCGAGGCAACCGGCGTATCCGCATGGAACGGGTTGGCGCCTGTCAGTGCCTCATAGAGCACCACCGCCAGCGAGTACAGGTCGCTGCGCCCGTCAACCTCCGCGCCCTGCGCCTGCTCCGGCGACATATACTCCGGCGTGCCAATCGACGTGCCCGACCGTGTCAACTGTGTGCCGACCAACGATTTGGCGATGCCAAAGTCGGTCAGAAACGCTTGCCCTTTGGTGTTCAGCAGGATGTTGCTCGGCTTGACATCGCGGTGAACGATGCCGTGCGCATGCGCGAAATCCAGCGCCGATCCAATCTGGCGCGCGAGATCGACAGTTTCCAGCAGGGATAATTTGCCCTGCACGCGCAATCTGTGCGACAGCGTCTGGCCCTCAACAAAGTCCATGACGAGGTAGTGCAAATCCCCCTCTTGCGCGATGTCGATCACGTGCACGATGTGCGGATGGGGGAGGCTGCTGGTGGCGCGCGCCTCCTGCCGGAAGCGCGCGACGAACTGCTGGTCGAACACGAGATGCGGCGCCAGCACTTTGATCGCGACGTCCCGGTTCAGTATCTTGTGGCGCGCCCTAAAGACGGCGCCCATGCCGCCGCGACCGATCTCTTCCAGTATTTCGTATTGGCCCAATGCCCGACCTATCAGCGATTCCATGCCCTGTATACCTTGCGCTCTAGAATCAACTATTTCCAATACGTGTATAGTAATAGGCCATGGGCGCCCGTTCGTCAATCATGTTTTCGGACGATTGACGGTCAACCGCATATCCCGGTAAACAAGTACCATCCAACAATTCATGGGTGAACAAGAAACAGGTCAATAGTAGTTCCATCTTCGAGCAATTCCTCGGGAAGAATAGTTCCATGGATCTCCGTCCGATTGTTGATGACAGCACGACTCAGTATGCCCGATCCGTGAGTAGTGATTGAGAGTGTCTTGCCAAGATGCATAACTTTGACAGACACCCCGCCAGCAAGGGGCGTGACGCGCATACCGCGTGCTCGCACGGAGTCCCAATCCTCGTCTATACCGGCATAGGTTGTAAGCAAAGTGTGCAGAAGAGAACGGCTTGACCATTGATAGGCGGGTGCCCCTTGCGGGATGCCTGACGCTGTGTACCATTCATAGCCTGGGCCATTTGATGGATCTGCCAGATGTCCGGAGAAAGCGTTGGCCATATTCCTGACGATCCGAAGCGCTACGCCAGGCTGTTCATGCATGGCGAAAGCGCGCGCAGCTAGGCCGCCGATCGGAATCCAGTACCCATTGTGATACGTCCCGTCGCGAACCAGCACTTTTTCAAAGATGACATAATCGCGCGGATCATAGTCACCATAGACAGTTTTCGCTGGCGGTGGCATGCCACTTGGCGGCCCAAGCAGATAATCCGCATGTTGACGAACAAAACCCAGAATGCTATCAGCTTGCTGGGTAGTGGCAATGCCATATACGATAGCCAGCATGTTGGTATCCATCTCAAAATAGTCGCGTTCAGAAGGTGTCCAACTACGGAAATGGCCGAAAGCCGCGACGGGGGGGGCATTCCGTATGAATGGGGCGGTGGTAGCCCAGAGTACGCGGCCGATGTCTGCCTTGATGCCCTGTGCAAAGGAAAAATACCGCATTGATTCGCCCTTATTCCCGAGCTCCGCTTCCATGGTGGCCATTGCAAGCGTTGCACGATACCACAGCATGTTCACCTGACCTGCATAACCGGATCGCGCAATCTGGTCCGCCCAATCCGCCGCCACTGGTGGCGGTAAACCCGGCACTCGATGAACTAATGCATTTACAAGGAACGGGCTCCCCGTGCTGTCAACGTGACCGGCCATCCAGGCCCATGCTGTCCGCAATGCCGGAGCGTATCTCTCCAGTTGCGCTCGATCACCTGTAATTCGATAGGCGTCGACCACTGCAGCAATCAGAATCGGTGTTTCATCGTAGTAACCGGATAGCAGAACACTTGCGAACTGCCCGGACGGTTCCTGCAGATTCAGCCAGTACTCTATCTCAGATGAGGTATACGGTGATAGTTGTGAGTAGACATTTGTCGGGATCATTCCCCAAGCAAACGAATCCCGAATCCACGGGCTGTCGTATCCATCGCCAGCTGAATGCGCCCGGGGAGGAGCGCCGGGCGCATTCCAATTCACGTAGAGTAGGTTATAGCCGATAATTCGTAATGCTTCGTCCTTTGCTCTGTTCAGGGATGGCTCTGCAGAATCAAAAATCTCATTCGGGTCAGCGGAGCCGAGTGTGAGAGTTGGTAACGTGATTTTTGTGGGGCCTGATGTGGCTAGGATGGTGACAACTGCCGGTTGTGGTGAAGCCGTTGGCGTGCTCGTGCTTGAATTTACAGCTATTGGGGTCAAAGTAGTCGGGTACTGGCTAGCCGATGAAGGCGTTTGCGCTATTGCAGTTCGCGGGGAGACGAGTGGATCGACCGTTGCAGTTGACACGACCGTCGCCGTCGGCCTAAGTGGCGGTGGCAGGTTGCTGGCAGAAGGCATCGGCACCAACGTCATAGCAGAGTCGGGCGCTCCACAGCCGGCGAGCACTAGACAAAGCGCAATGGCCAAGCCGATTGGCATTCGCATGCAAATCGACCTATTGGGCCGGCCCAAACTCAATATCATCATAGTAGACCGTATTCGGGGTTCCGTTGCATTTTTCCGCCGCATAGCCCAACTCAATGACGACCGTCTGTCTGTCGGAAGGAGTCCGTACGGTTTGCTGCATGCGCTGCCATTGCGTAGTCGGAGTGCGGTCGCCCATATATATGATTTTGGTCTCTGCGATTATCCCCGGAGACTTGAGATATCCCTGCCTGACACTGATACTCGCGGCGCCGTCAGCAATGATCCAATCCTTGGCGCTTCTAAGCCAAAACGTCAAGATATATTGAGTGTTTGGGTCTACATCCAGCGGATTGCTCATCCAGCGTACCCGAAAGTTCTGTCCACCCGGTGTGCAAGGAGGGCCCCCAACTGACACAGAGCGTTGGCCTGTGTTGGAAATATTGCTTTCCCACGTCAGCTTGGCATACTGAAAGGTATCCAGATTCCACCCAATCGGCAGAGACCCCGTTCCCTGTTCGAAGGATGGGTTTGCCAACAGATTGCGCACCGGGCCTACCGTTGGCGTGCTAACAGGCTTTGGAGTGGACGTCGGCGTCAATGCAAGCAATGCTTGCCGCGCCTCGATACCGTCCGGCTTCATACCCAACGCTTTCTGAAACTGCTGTACGG from the Chloroflexota bacterium genome contains:
- a CDS encoding serine/threonine protein kinase; its protein translation is MPDPTDSLIGRTLGQYEILEEIGRGGMGAVFRARHKILNRDVAIKVLAPHLVFDQQFVARFRQEARATSSLPHPHIVHVIDIAQERDLHYLVMDFVEGQTLSHRLHVQGKLSLLETVDLARQIGSALDFAHAHGIVHRDVKPSNI
- a CDS encoding serine/threonine protein kinase, which encodes MESLIGRALGQYEILEEIGRGGMGAVFRARHKILNRDVAIKVLAPHLVFDQQFVARFRQEARATSSLPHPHIVHVIDIAQEGDLHYLVMDFVEGQTLSHRLRVQGKLSLLETVDLARQIGSALDFAHAHGIVHRDVKPSNILLNTKGQAFLTDFGIAKSLVGTQLTRSGTSIGTPEYMSPEQAQGAEVDGRSDLYSLAVVLYEALTGANPFHADTPVASAYRVVHTPAKPIRSVRKELPPHVEQALAKGLAKKPADRFAMAKGLAKKPADRFATADALVSALGSNATAPPASRRRLGLRPFAIAVGSCALIVALILIITNSRSAVPVAPAGAIEAIVPPPLVATSAPSTTSTQLMPTATAKPLATSTATQTDQRRVAELMAKVDLVWGKDWAQTVDLLKQARTVDPTDATINDQLYAAMYNYGQFYLNAGKVAEAITWFEFAASFKPDGTEARQALLSLTPTPSPSPTPLHSILIFDDTFQADGMRWNGQRGVDGIVGGKLSLSAPLMSGEWQGLLASPQKPIQINGDTTIQAVFNRRVRFSGLYFLIPEGYFAIIVSQGEKATWSRNPAGLGLLRPALASPWDDLGSVENLILKTNGETTFKLVFVGQQLRVYINDRLTATRTDSIFALDKKFGGFFVGNGDSFGIESIRAWTGAACSRAQNVFTCR